The Streptococcaceae bacterium ESL0729 genome has a segment encoding these proteins:
- the lepB gene encoding signal peptidase I, with protein sequence MKFIREWGFVIFIGLVMLLSRIYLWAPVSVSGHSMDPTLADKQYLIMIRSKDFKRSDIVVAKETDNGETKDIIKRVIGLPGDKVVFKDDVLTINGEVIKEDYLDDYKAKFKEDKLQATYAFDSFFQERAANSKAFTVDAQGNPDFEIDLADDQYLLLGDNRIVSKDSRQVGSFTKEEILGKAKFRLFPLKTLGPIK encoded by the coding sequence ATGAAATTTATACGAGAATGGGGATTTGTAATCTTTATAGGACTTGTTATGCTACTATCAAGAATCTATCTGTGGGCACCAGTAAGTGTCTCGGGGCATTCAATGGACCCAACCCTTGCTGACAAGCAGTATCTGATTATGATTCGCTCAAAGGATTTTAAACGCTCAGATATCGTTGTTGCCAAAGAAACAGATAATGGCGAGACCAAGGATATCATCAAGCGAGTTATCGGTCTTCCTGGAGATAAGGTTGTCTTTAAGGACGATGTCTTAACCATCAACGGAGAAGTCATCAAGGAAGACTATCTTGATGACTACAAGGCCAAGTTTAAGGAAGACAAACTTCAAGCAACCTATGCCTTTGACTCTTTCTTCCAGGAGCGAGCTGCAAATTCTAAGGCCTTTACAGTTGACGCTCAGGGAAATCCCGACTTTGAAATCGATTTGGCTGACGACCAGTATCTTCTTCTAGGAGACAATAGGATTGTCTCAAAAGATAGTCGCCAGGTAGGAAGCTTTACCAAGGAAGAAATCCTAGGCAAGGCTAAATTTAGACTTTTCCCCCTAAAAACACTTGGACCAATTAAATAA
- the ftsX gene encoding permease-like cell division protein FtsX — protein sequence MIRNFFRHLLDSIKNLRRNGWMTIAAVSSVTITLTLLGIFLSVIMNTAKLATDIENNVRVMTYVKLDRHDNDKEYADPQDKTKMIENTNYHQIYNQISALGHVDGITFSSKEDQLAKLTDTLGDTWKLFQGDANPLYDVYIVEADKPENVKELATTIKEIDGVEKTEYGGINTDRIFKLASTIRTWGFGGAALLLFVAVFLISNTIRITIMSRSREIQIMSLVGAKKSYIRWPFFLEGAWVGMLGAILPSVLIHYLYRIVYKSFTPSLISQGLSMLKADAFIPQIIILMVATGAVIGSLGSVISMRKFLKI from the coding sequence ATGATTAGAAATTTCTTTAGGCACCTTCTTGATTCCATCAAAAATCTTCGCCGTAATGGATGGATGACGATTGCAGCGGTAAGTTCTGTAACCATTACCCTAACCCTACTTGGTATCTTTTTATCGGTCATTATGAATACGGCAAAACTTGCGACTGATATTGAAAACAATGTCCGTGTCATGACCTATGTTAAACTTGACCGTCATGACAATGACAAGGAATATGCTGACCCGCAAGACAAGACCAAGATGATTGAAAATACCAACTACCATCAAATCTACAATCAGATTTCTGCCCTTGGACATGTTGATGGGATAACATTTTCAAGTAAGGAAGATCAACTGGCCAAGTTGACTGATACTCTAGGAGACACATGGAAATTATTCCAAGGTGATGCAAATCCCCTTTATGATGTTTACATTGTCGAAGCTGACAAGCCAGAAAACGTTAAGGAACTAGCTACAACAATCAAGGAGATTGACGGGGTTGAAAAGACCGAGTACGGTGGAATAAATACAGACCGTATCTTTAAGCTTGCAAGTACAATCAGGACTTGGGGCTTTGGTGGAGCAGCCCTCCTCCTATTTGTAGCTGTCTTCTTGATTTCAAACACAATCAGGATTACAATCATGTCAAGGAGCCGGGAAATCCAAATCATGAGTTTGGTTGGAGCTAAAAAATCCTACATCCGCTGGCCCTTCTTCCTAGAAGGAGCTTGGGTGGGAATGCTTGGGGCAATTCTACCAAGTGTGCTTATCCACTACCTTTATAGGATAGTCTATAAGAGCTTCACACCATCTCTTATCTCTCAGGGACTAAGCATGCTAAAGGCTGACGCCTTTATCCCACAGATTATAATTCTCATGGTAGCAACAGGTGCCGTTATCGGCTCACTTGGGTCTGTCATCTCAATGAGGAAATTCCTTAAAATATAA
- the ftsE gene encoding cell division ATP-binding protein FtsE, whose amino-acid sequence MSIIELKNVTKKYSNGTTALRNVSLSVEAGEFAYIVGPSGAGKSTFIRLLYREIGIDAGEARVAGFSLGKIKGHDVPMLRRSVGVVFQDYKLLPKKNVYENVAYAMQVVGRPPREIKKRVMEVLDLVGLKHKVRSFPNELSGGEQQRVAIARSIANSPKVLIADEPTGNLDPENSWGIMNLLEKINLQGTTILMATHNSQIVNTLRHRVIAIENGRIVRDQQEGEYGYDD is encoded by the coding sequence ATGAGTATAATTGAATTAAAAAATGTTACCAAGAAATACAGCAATGGAACGACAGCTCTTAGAAATGTTTCCCTAAGCGTTGAAGCAGGGGAATTTGCCTATATCGTTGGACCTTCTGGAGCTGGAAAATCAACCTTTATCAGACTTCTTTACCGGGAGATTGGGATTGATGCAGGTGAAGCCCGTGTTGCAGGCTTTAGCCTAGGAAAAATTAAGGGACATGATGTTCCCATGCTTCGTAGGTCAGTTGGGGTCGTTTTTCAGGACTACAAACTTTTACCTAAGAAGAATGTATATGAAAATGTAGCCTATGCCATGCAGGTAGTCGGTCGCCCGCCCCGGGAGATTAAAAAACGTGTCATGGAAGTTTTAGACCTAGTCGGACTAAAGCACAAGGTTAGATCATTTCCTAATGAATTATCAGGAGGGGAGCAGCAGCGGGTTGCCATTGCAAGATCTATTGCCAACTCACCCAAGGTTTTAATCGCTGATGAGCCGACAGGAAACCTTGACCCTGAAAATTCTTGGGGAATTATGAATCTTTTAGAAAAGATTAATCTTCAAGGGACAACAATCCTTATGGCCACCCACAATAGTCAGATTGTAAATACCCTTAGACACAGGGTTATTGCCATTGAAAATGGACGAATTGTAAGGGACCAACAGGAAGGAGAATATGGCTATGATGATTAG
- the prfB gene encoding peptide chain release factor 2, whose translation MELFEIKKQVDDNQTKIDSFRANLDLERLEEEIAMFENDMAAPGFWDDNVAAQKVINESNALKAKYDDFMSIQNLFDELCVMLEMLAEEDDAMMKEELEEGLTALNARMQTYELEMLLNQPYDHMNAILEIHPGAGGTESQDWGNMLMRMYERWGNAHDFKVEILDYQAGDEAGIKSVTFKFSGHNAYGFLRSEMGVHRLVRISPFDSAKRRHTSFCSVEVLPELDGTVELEINSDDLRIDTYRASGAGGQHINKTESAVRITHLPTGVVVASQTQRSQLKNREEAMGMLKSKLYALEMQKKQAEVDELKGDQKEIAWGSQIRSYVFHPYNMVKDHRTNYETGAIQAVMDGDLDGFIDSYLKWSM comes from the coding sequence ATGGAACTATTTGAAATAAAAAAACAAGTGGATGACAACCAGACCAAGATTGATAGTTTTCGTGCCAATCTTGACCTAGAAAGACTGGAAGAAGAGATTGCTATGTTTGAAAATGATATGGCAGCCCCTGGTTTTTGGGATGATAATGTAGCAGCCCAAAAGGTCATCAATGAAAGTAATGCCCTCAAGGCCAAGTATGATGACTTTATGAGTATTCAAAATCTCTTTGATGAACTTTGTGTCATGCTTGAGATGCTTGCAGAAGAAGATGATGCCATGATGAAGGAAGAACTTGAGGAGGGACTTACTGCTCTTAATGCCCGCATGCAGACCTATGAGCTTGAGATGCTCTTAAATCAACCCTATGACCACATGAATGCCATCCTTGAGATTCATCCAGGAGCTGGAGGAACTGAGTCCCAAGACTGGGGCAACATGCTCATGCGAATGTATGAACGCTGGGGGAATGCCCATGATTTTAAGGTGGAGATTCTCGACTACCAGGCAGGGGATGAGGCTGGAATTAAGAGTGTTACCTTTAAGTTTTCAGGCCACAATGCTTACGGTTTCTTAAGAAGTGAGATGGGGGTTCACCGTTTGGTGCGTATTTCGCCCTTTGATTCAGCCAAGCGTCGTCATACATCATTTTGCTCAGTCGAGGTTCTACCTGAACTTGACGGAACAGTGGAGCTTGAGATTAACTCAGATGACTTAAGGATTGATACCTATAGAGCCAGTGGTGCTGGTGGTCAGCACATTAATAAGACCGAGTCAGCTGTCCGGATTACCCACCTTCCTACAGGAGTTGTCGTAGCCAGTCAAACCCAAAGAAGCCAGCTTAAGAATAGGGAAGAAGCCATGGGCATGCTTAAATCTAAACTTTACGCCCTTGAAATGCAGAAGAAGCAGGCGGAGGTTGATGAGCTTAAGGGAGACCAGAAGGAAATTGCCTGGGGTAGTCAGATTCGTTCTTACGTCTTCCACCCCTATAATATGGTCAAAGACCACAGGACCAACTATGAAACAGGTGCCATTCAGGCAGTTATGGATGGAGATTTGGATGGTTTTATCGACAGCTACCTCAAATGGAGCATGTAA
- the queG gene encoding tRNA epoxyqueuosine(34) reductase QueG yields MDLKKEIIRLANDLNIQKIGFARADNFETMRASLEEQKAKGHTSGFEHKNLDERLNPDLTLKGARTIISVALAYPNKLLEKPEKTNYRRGSFARASWGIDYHTIMQGKLDLLITGIKDLISGLDYKAFVDTGPLIDVAVAARAGLGFIGKNGLLVTREYGSYVYLGEIITDLELAPDSPVDYGCGDCTRCLDFCPTKALLGDGRMNAQRCLSFQTQNKGILLEEYREKMKTVIYGCDICQMVCPYNKGIDSHFHPQMEGNPELVQPELLPFLDLTNKEFKEKFGTLAGSWRGRNVLQRNAIYALANARDKSSIPKLLEIIEKSQNEIFVASAFWSLGKLVKEPNQEMVNLVSKRKLTNEASASEREKLLEIWYS; encoded by the coding sequence ATGGACTTAAAAAAGGAAATAATCAGATTGGCTAATGATTTAAACATTCAAAAAATTGGCTTTGCAAGGGCTGATAACTTTGAAACGATGAGGGCAAGTCTTGAGGAGCAAAAGGCCAAGGGGCATACATCTGGTTTTGAACACAAAAATTTAGATGAAAGACTAAATCCAGATTTGACCCTAAAGGGAGCGAGAACCATTATCTCAGTTGCCTTGGCCTATCCCAACAAGCTCCTTGAAAAACCTGAAAAGACCAACTACCGTAGGGGTTCTTTTGCCAGAGCCAGTTGGGGCATTGACTACCACACAATCATGCAGGGCAAGCTTGACCTACTTATTACGGGCATAAAGGACTTGATAAGTGGCCTTGACTACAAGGCCTTCGTGGATACAGGTCCCTTAATAGATGTCGCTGTGGCTGCTCGGGCAGGCCTTGGTTTTATTGGAAAAAATGGGCTTTTAGTCACCCGTGAATATGGCAGCTATGTTTATTTGGGCGAAATTATAACAGATCTTGAGTTAGCTCCAGATAGTCCGGTGGATTATGGTTGCGGGGACTGCACCCGCTGCCTGGACTTTTGTCCAACCAAGGCTCTTTTGGGTGATGGCCGGATGAATGCCCAAAGGTGCCTGTCCTTTCAGACTCAAAATAAGGGGATTTTGCTTGAAGAATACAGGGAGAAGATGAAGACAGTTATCTATGGCTGTGATATCTGCCAGATGGTTTGTCCCTACAATAAGGGGATAGATTCTCACTTCCATCCTCAGATGGAAGGAAATCCAGAACTCGTTCAACCAGAACTTTTACCCTTTTTGGATTTGACCAACAAGGAATTTAAGGAAAAATTCGGCACACTTGCCGGTAGCTGGCGAGGTAGGAATGTTCTTCAAAGAAATGCCATCTACGCCCTAGCTAATGCAAGAGATAAATCAAGCATTCCTAAGCTTTTAGAAATTATTGAAAAAAGTCAAAATGAAATTTTTGTAGCCTCAGCCTTCTGGAGCCTGGGTAAGCTTGTTAAGGAGCCCAATCAGGAGATGGTAAACCTTGTTTCTAAAAGGAAGTTGACCAATGAGGCCAGTGCGAGCGAACGTGAAAAACTCCTTGAAATATGGTATAGTTAG